The following proteins come from a genomic window of Acidobacteriota bacterium:
- a CDS encoding thioredoxin-dependent thiol peroxidase has translation MEIGDKVPDISGPNENGEPVSLKNLRGKPVVLFFFPKADTPGUTIEACGFRDQFEKLQRAGAVVLGISKDSPKALKKFKDKYSLPYSMLGDEDKKLCEAFGVLKEKNMYGRTTTGIERTSFLIDKEGRVAKIFPKVKPEGHAEEVLAAMKEHSKL, from the coding sequence ATGGAAATTGGCGATAAGGTACCTGACATCAGTGGCCCAAATGAAAATGGCGAGCCGGTGAGCCTGAAAAATCTTCGCGGCAAGCCGGTTGTCCTCTTTTTCTTTCCAAAAGCTGACACACCGGGCTGAACCATTGAGGCCTGTGGCTTCCGCGATCAATTCGAGAAGCTGCAACGCGCCGGCGCGGTCGTGCTGGGCATCTCCAAAGACTCACCCAAAGCCCTCAAGAAGTTCAAAGACAAATATAGCCTTCCCTACTCCATGTTGGGCGACGAAGACAAGAAGCTCTGCGAAGCATTCGGAGTCCTCAAAGAAAAAAATATGTATGGCAGGACGACGACCGGAATCGAACGCACCTCGTTTCTGATCGACAAAGAGGGTCGAGTGGCAAAAATCTTCCCTAAGGTCAAGCCTGAGGGACACGCGGAAGAGGTGCTGGCCGCGATGAAGGAGCACTCGAAGTTGTAG